In the Spirochaetia bacterium 38H-sp genome, CACTTGCTTTTCTGGCAAACATGAAAAAATCCACATTGCCGGATGACAAAGCCTTTTTTTTATCTGCAGCAACTGATGGCAATGACGGTCCTACCAATGCGGCGGGAGCCTTTGCTAGCTCAGATATTCTTAAAAAAGCCTGCTCAAAAGGTCTCAATCCCTCTGCGTATCTTGCTAATAACGATTCTTATAACTTTTTCTTACATCTTGATGCCCTGTATAAAACAGGCCCCACCAATACCAATGTCTGTGACCTTCACATACTCATAGTCCTCTAAAGGAGGTATTTATGTATATAAGAACCAAGTTTGCCATGATTCTCTTTATACTCATTATAGGGGTTTCTGTCGTATTGACTGTGTTTTATATACAAAGCAAGCAGACAGAAGAAATATCCGTAACAACTACAAAAGCTCTATTTGCAATAAAAGCAGTGGAAAAACTGGTTTATGATTTATCACAACTGGCTACAACCTCTAATAAAGACATCATCTTTGCAAGTTATAGCAAAGACAGCAAGAAAGCCGAGCAGTTGTTTAACGAGATAAAAAATAATAAAACCCTGTATTCTATGCGGGAAAACAGTGAGATAGGAGCTTTTTTTTATGTGATGTTGGATAACTGGAAAAGAGTACCACAGCTCATGGCAGAAGTAGAAGAAAAATACGCAGCATATAGAAAAAGTGCAAAACTCAGCCTTACTATCCCGTTCTCGGAAGCAGCACAAAATCAAAATTATAAATCAGAGGTATTTGACACATATTCTTCTATACTTCGACTTTCTTCATATCTTAGGGACAAAGTAATATACAACTCTGATATCATAAGAGAAGAATTGCGCAAAAACATGCAGAATACAATAAAATCTGGAACCATGATATCCTTTGCTGTAGCTGTTGCAAGCTCTCTACTTGTTATTATCCTTATAATGATTTTGAGCAACAGAGTTGTTTCTAGGCTAAAAGATTTTGGTAACTATGCTGACAGCCTTTCTATCGGAGATTTCTCATACCATATGGATATAAAGACCCATGATGAGTTTGCAGAACTATCTTTTAAATTTAATCATCTTGTTATAGGTCTCAGAAAAAATATAGATGCTGTCCTTGATTTTACAAGAACAGTGGGATTGAAATTGCAAGAAGAACTTGATATCAACCAGCTTTATTCTATAATAGCCACATCTCTTCACAAGAATACACATGCCTCGGCGAGTGCAGTATGCATAGTACAAGGCAGCTATCTGATTCCCGTCGCAATAGACGGTCTTTTCCCCGCACCATTTCTTGCAGAAGAAGTCACAGTAGAAGGGGATTATATTGATGACCCGTTTTTGCTTTTTCATATAGCAAAGATACCGCTTAGTCATCCTCTTTTCTCACGAGCACTATCAGGAGAAGAAGTTTTCATAAAAGAAGAAAAAACTTTTAATGGAGAGAAAATAAGCTCTCTTGCAATCTTTCCTCTAAAAATATCACGTAGAGTCCTTGGCGTTATATGCACGGTGACAGATGCGTCAACGCCACCACTTACAGACCTTGACGTAGTGCATCTTAAAACCTTTACCGATTATACGGCCGTGACCTTGGATAATTATACCAAGTACCAGCAGATTCTTGTACAACAGAAGATAAAACAAGACATGCTTGTTGCCAAAGAAATACAACAAGAACTTCTACCTCCGGGATATGTAAAGACTTCCTCTT is a window encoding:
- a CDS encoding SpoIIE family protein phosphatase; translation: MYIRTKFAMILFILIIGVSVVLTVFYIQSKQTEEISVTTTKALFAIKAVEKLVYDLSQLATTSNKDIIFASYSKDSKKAEQLFNEIKNNKTLYSMRENSEIGAFFYVMLDNWKRVPQLMAEVEEKYAAYRKSAKLSLTIPFSEAAQNQNYKSEVFDTYSSILRLSSYLRDKVIYNSDIIREELRKNMQNTIKSGTMISFAVAVASSLLVIILIMILSNRVVSRLKDFGNYADSLSIGDFSYHMDIKTHDEFAELSFKFNHLVIGLRKNIDAVLDFTRTVGLKLQEELDINQLYSIIATSLHKNTHASASAVCIVQGSYLIPVAIDGLFPAPFLAEEVTVEGDYIDDPFLLFHIAKIPLSHPLFSRALSGEEVFIKEEKTFNGEKISSLAIFPLKISRRVLGVICTVTDASTPPLTDLDVVHLKTFTDYTAVTLDNYTKYQQILVQQKIKQDMLVAKEIQQELLPPGYVKTSSCTICTLYRPLWEISGDYFDIITLRDKSTLVILCDVAGKGISASLVMVMIRTILRLVASSSKTPAEI